The following are encoded in a window of Halorarum salinum genomic DNA:
- a CDS encoding FAD-binding oxidoreductase, which produces MARRAIPDERIERFEAGLHGNLIRPGDVDYDDARTVWNGMIDRHPALIARCRGVGDVIAAVNFARENDLLVAVRGGGHNVAGTAVCDDGLVVDLSEMRGVRVDPDARTAWVQAGATWADVDHETQAFGLATPGGLVSETGVAGLTLGGGLSHLRCKHGLTCDNLSSMDLVTADGDYLTASEDENADLFWGLRGGGGNFGVVTGFEFDLHPVGPEVAMCLAFYSGDRMAECLRAYREYVASAPEEVSTLTTAGVMPDEELFPADAVDEAKIGIVGCHAGPVGEGQRALTPLRDLDEPIADFSGSMPYVELQRLFDEDYPDGMRYYWKSLYLDGLSGSAIERIAYWTDVAPSPLSTVDVWQLGGAIERVDVEDSAFAGRHAPFLLGVEANWERPEDDDANVEWVRDCLDDMRQFSDGSVYLNFPGFLEGGDELMRSTFGPTYERLVALKNEYDPTNLFSLNQNITPSGSAQTDGGKCHE; this is translated from the coding sequence ATGGCACGACGCGCCATCCCCGATGAACGGATCGAACGGTTCGAAGCGGGACTCCACGGAAACCTGATTCGTCCCGGCGACGTCGACTACGACGACGCGCGCACGGTGTGGAACGGGATGATCGACAGGCATCCCGCCCTGATCGCCCGGTGTCGTGGCGTCGGGGACGTCATCGCTGCCGTGAACTTCGCGCGCGAGAACGACCTCCTCGTGGCGGTACGTGGCGGTGGCCACAACGTCGCCGGGACCGCAGTCTGCGACGACGGACTCGTCGTCGACCTCTCGGAGATGCGGGGTGTGCGGGTGGATCCCGACGCACGGACGGCGTGGGTCCAGGCCGGTGCGACGTGGGCGGACGTCGATCACGAAACGCAGGCGTTCGGGTTGGCGACACCGGGTGGCCTCGTCTCGGAGACGGGCGTCGCGGGGCTGACGCTAGGTGGTGGGTTAAGCCATCTCCGCTGCAAGCACGGTCTGACCTGTGACAACCTCTCGTCCATGGACCTGGTCACGGCGGACGGCGACTACCTGACTGCCAGCGAGGACGAGAACGCCGACCTCTTCTGGGGACTGCGCGGTGGCGGTGGTAACTTCGGCGTGGTCACCGGCTTCGAGTTCGACCTTCATCCGGTCGGACCCGAGGTGGCGATGTGTTTGGCGTTCTACTCCGGGGATCGGATGGCCGAGTGCCTGAGAGCGTACCGCGAGTACGTCGCATCCGCGCCCGAGGAAGTCAGCACGCTCACGACGGCGGGCGTGATGCCGGACGAGGAACTCTTCCCCGCGGACGCGGTGGACGAAGCCAAGATCGGGATCGTTGGCTGTCACGCGGGGCCGGTTGGAGAAGGCCAACGTGCGTTGACACCCCTGCGGGACCTCGACGAGCCGATCGCCGACTTCAGCGGGTCGATGCCGTACGTGGAGTTACAGCGGCTCTTCGACGAGGACTACCCCGACGGGATGCGCTACTACTGGAAGTCGCTGTACCTCGACGGCCTGTCGGGGTCCGCCATCGAGCGGATCGCGTACTGGACCGACGTGGCACCCTCGCCGCTCTCGACCGTCGACGTCTGGCAGTTGGGGGGCGCGATCGAACGGGTCGACGTCGAGGACAGCGCGTTCGCGGGGCGGCACGCTCCCTTCCTGCTGGGCGTCGAGGCGAACTGGGAACGCCCGGAGGACGACGACGCCAACGTCGAGTGGGTGCGCGACTGTCTCGACGACATGCGCCAGTTCTCGGACGGTTCGGTGTACCTGAACTTCCCTGGGTTCCTCGAAGGGGGCGACGAACTGATGCGGTCCACGTTCGGACCGACGTACGAGCGGTTGGTCGCGCTGAAGAACGAGTACGACCCGACGAACCTGTTCAGCCTCAACCAGAACATCACGCCGTCCGGAAGCGCACAGACCGACGGCGGGAAATGCCATGAGTGA
- a CDS encoding helix-turn-helix transcriptional regulator, whose protein sequence is MTSDKDHRLDDDGRPPPGSPVFEAILENERNRRYLGERLDAAGDRIDTDLLGDVVRHGPVLEALLEEPLDRRGIEARLDVSRATSHRYTQWLDEQGFVEKADGRFQLTWRGEVVAEEVLRFEANVRTAHRLTPLLDAICEDHREFVVEPFVDATITVAELDDPYGPVERFLSLVDESEAFRGFNTTHMAPLVLGEFHRRVFDETDTEIIHLPATVRKLFETYPERAREAIDRGHLALRTRDDLPYGLALFDERVGIGGYDETTGLMQVFVDTDAPIGREWAERVYASVRADSEPLGERKDLIR, encoded by the coding sequence ATGACGTCTGACAAGGACCACCGCCTGGACGACGATGGCCGCCCCCCGCCTGGCTCACCCGTCTTCGAGGCCATCCTGGAAAACGAACGGAACCGCCGCTACCTCGGCGAGCGCCTGGACGCCGCGGGCGACCGCATCGACACGGACCTCCTCGGGGACGTCGTCCGGCACGGTCCCGTCCTCGAAGCGCTGCTGGAAGAGCCGCTCGATCGCCGGGGGATCGAAGCACGACTCGACGTCTCGCGGGCGACGAGCCACCGCTACACGCAGTGGCTCGACGAGCAGGGATTCGTCGAGAAGGCCGATGGCCGGTTCCAGTTGACCTGGCGCGGCGAGGTCGTCGCGGAGGAGGTGCTCCGGTTCGAGGCGAACGTGCGGACCGCACACAGACTGACCCCGCTTCTCGATGCCATCTGTGAGGACCACCGGGAGTTCGTCGTCGAACCGTTCGTGGACGCGACGATCACCGTCGCCGAACTGGACGATCCCTACGGACCCGTCGAGCGGTTCCTCTCGCTCGTCGACGAGTCGGAGGCCTTCCGGGGGTTCAACACGACCCACATGGCTCCGCTGGTCCTCGGCGAGTTCCACCGGCGCGTGTTCGACGAAACCGACACTGAAATCATCCACCTGCCTGCCACCGTGAGGAAACTCTTCGAGACGTATCCCGAGCGCGCCCGGGAGGCGATCGATCGGGGGCACCTGGCGCTCCGGACGCGTGACGACCTGCCGTACGGCCTCGCCCTCTTCGACGAGCGCGTCGGAATCGGAGGGTACGACGAGACCACCGGCCTCATGCAGGTGTTCGTCGATACGGACGCGCCGATCGGCCGCGAGTGGGCCGAGCGCGTCTACGCGTCGGTCAGGGCCGATTCCGAACCGCTCGGGGAGCGGAAGGATCTGATCCGGTAA
- a CDS encoding DUF4112 domain-containing protein has product MAASRAAGAAGPPDAVARRVDRVRRLAELLDSSLRVPGLGVRVGLDPLLGLLPVAGDLAAAALSLLVVVEAYRLGADRRTLARMLVNVGVDAGAGSVPVLGDAVDVAWKTNERNADLLERAVVADA; this is encoded by the coding sequence GTGGCCGCATCGAGGGCCGCCGGCGCGGCCGGGCCCCCCGACGCGGTCGCGCGCCGGGTCGACCGCGTCCGACGGCTCGCGGAGCTTCTCGACTCGTCCCTCCGCGTCCCCGGACTCGGGGTCCGCGTCGGTCTGGACCCCCTCCTGGGACTCCTTCCGGTCGCCGGCGACCTCGCCGCCGCGGCCCTCTCGCTGCTCGTCGTCGTCGAGGCGTACCGCCTCGGCGCCGACCGCCGCACGCTCGCCAGGATGCTCGTCAACGTCGGCGTCGACGCCGGTGCCGGGAGCGTCCCCGTCCTCGGCGACGCCGTCGACGTCGCCTGGAAGACGAACGAACGGAACGCCGACCTGCTCGAACGGGCCGTCGTCGCGGACGCGTAG
- a CDS encoding UPF0058 family protein — translation MHKDELLELHEQMVTIMEHFNDREDVQSELFEPYHQLDVDPSHVHKSKSEHKHAVFVLGNALASAMTEDEFSNAGRVGKRMEELADDAESKL, via the coding sequence ATGCACAAGGACGAGCTCCTCGAACTCCACGAGCAGATGGTGACGATCATGGAGCACTTCAACGACCGGGAGGACGTCCAGTCGGAGCTGTTCGAGCCGTACCACCAGCTCGACGTCGACCCGTCCCACGTCCACAAGTCCAAGAGCGAGCACAAACACGCCGTCTTCGTGCTCGGCAACGCGCTCGCCTCGGCGATGACCGAGGACGAATTCTCCAACGCCGGGCGCGTCGGAAAGCGGATGGAGGAACTCGCCGACGACGCCGAGTCGAAGCTGTAG
- a CDS encoding ribbon-helix-helix domain-containing protein, with product MPKVEITIPEHLEMQIAQMVEQGEFVNREEAIEELISTGMKAYKTSGPQDEDTEPGFEDDGMMGHEDEYVF from the coding sequence ATGCCCAAAGTCGAGATCACCATCCCGGAGCACCTCGAGATGCAGATCGCCCAGATGGTCGAACAGGGCGAGTTCGTCAATCGCGAGGAGGCGATCGAGGAGCTCATCTCAACCGGGATGAAGGCGTACAAGACGAGCGGCCCGCAGGACGAGGACACCGAGCCCGGGTTCGAGGACGACGGGATGATGGGCCACGAGGACGAGTACGTCTTCTGA
- a CDS encoding sulfite oxidase-like oxidoreductase produces the protein MVTDVTGLHEEYDGDRLPPGQRRTERFPVLSKSGTPDWNPSTWEFEAWGAVEEPPSLSFEEFTDLPSETQRQDFHCVTGWSKFDCEFTGVTFPTVADLAGVEDDATHVLFHALDGYTTDIPLADCMRREVLFAYEYDGEPLPEDHGGPLRVVTPHRYAYKGAKWVTGVEFLTDPERGYWEKRGYSDSANPWNEERYS, from the coding sequence ATGGTCACGGACGTTACCGGCCTCCACGAGGAGTACGACGGCGACCGCCTCCCGCCGGGCCAGCGGAGGACGGAACGCTTCCCCGTGCTCTCGAAGTCCGGAACGCCCGACTGGAACCCCTCGACCTGGGAGTTCGAGGCGTGGGGCGCCGTCGAGGAGCCGCCGTCGCTCTCGTTCGAGGAGTTCACCGACCTCCCGAGCGAGACCCAGCGGCAGGACTTCCACTGCGTCACGGGGTGGTCGAAGTTCGACTGCGAGTTCACGGGCGTCACCTTCCCGACCGTCGCCGACCTGGCCGGCGTCGAGGACGACGCGACCCACGTGCTGTTCCACGCGCTCGACGGCTACACCACCGACATCCCGCTGGCCGACTGCATGCGCAGGGAGGTGCTGTTCGCGTACGAGTACGACGGCGAGCCGCTCCCCGAGGACCACGGCGGCCCCCTCCGCGTCGTCACCCCCCACAGGTACGCCTACAAGGGTGCCAAGTGGGTGACCGGGGTCGAGTTCCTCACCGACCCCGAGCGGGGCTACTGGGAGAAGCGGGGCTACTCGGACTCCGCGAACCCGTGGAACGAGGAGCGGTACAGCTAG
- a CDS encoding isochorismate synthase, producing the protein MTPPEREALASARPAADAALVSRSREVSDVSFRAFLAARDPPRVHWASPGGLELVAGGAATRVAAGGPDRFASLRTDAAAVFEGADHAGPPGARPRMLGGLSFEPDHEPGGSWGSFPAALFVLPAVQLTRTDDGTWLTVARYDGDATPAAVEAALDDAAAALESLPMMRPSGGNPGVRGTRWRTPKDEWTDQVEDVIERIRAGGLSKAVLATALDVDLATEADVPDVLERLRRTYPECYRFLVQPIGGDAFVGAPPERLVKRSGDAVRTEALAGSMPRGDAPEADASHARSLLESAKIRHEQGLVADTIAAQLSAFGAVREGERGVRKLTNIQHLHTPIEATLEDDVHVLTLVEALHPTPAVGGLPLAEALATIRGTESFDRGWYASPVGWFDADGDGEFAVGIRSGVVGGTHATLFAGNGIVGDSDPDDEWEELQPKVRPLMDELASDE; encoded by the coding sequence ATGACCCCTCCCGAGCGCGAGGCGCTGGCGTCGGCGCGACCCGCCGCCGACGCGGCGCTCGTCAGCCGGAGCCGCGAGGTCTCCGACGTCTCCTTCCGCGCGTTCCTCGCGGCCCGGGACCCTCCACGAGTCCACTGGGCCTCGCCGGGCGGGCTGGAACTCGTCGCCGGCGGCGCCGCGACCCGGGTCGCGGCGGGGGGCCCGGACCGATTCGCGTCGCTCCGCACCGACGCCGCGGCCGTCTTCGAGGGGGCCGACCACGCGGGGCCTCCCGGGGCGCGTCCGCGGATGCTCGGCGGCCTCTCGTTCGAACCGGACCACGAGCCGGGGGGCTCCTGGGGGAGCTTCCCCGCGGCCCTGTTCGTCCTCCCGGCGGTCCAGCTCACCCGGACCGACGACGGGACCTGGCTCACGGTCGCGCGGTACGACGGGGACGCGACGCCGGCCGCGGTGGAGGCGGCGCTCGACGACGCGGCTGCCGCGCTGGAGTCGCTCCCGATGATGCGCCCGAGCGGCGGGAACCCGGGCGTCCGGGGGACGCGCTGGCGGACGCCCAAGGACGAGTGGACCGACCAGGTCGAGGACGTGATCGAGCGAATCCGGGCGGGGGGGCTCTCGAAGGCGGTCCTCGCGACCGCGCTGGACGTCGACCTGGCGACGGAAGCCGACGTCCCCGACGTGCTCGAACGCCTTCGACGGACGTACCCGGAGTGCTACCGCTTCCTCGTCCAGCCGATCGGCGGCGACGCGTTCGTCGGCGCCCCGCCCGAACGGCTGGTGAAGCGCTCGGGGGACGCCGTTCGGACCGAGGCGCTCGCGGGGTCGATGCCGCGGGGGGACGCGCCGGAGGCGGACGCGTCCCACGCCCGGTCGCTGCTGGAGAGCGCGAAGATCCGCCACGAGCAGGGACTCGTCGCGGACACGATCGCCGCGCAGCTCTCGGCGTTCGGGGCGGTCCGCGAGGGCGAGCGGGGCGTCAGGAAGCTGACCAACATCCAGCACCTCCACACGCCCATCGAGGCCACCCTCGAGGACGACGTGCACGTCCTGACGCTCGTGGAGGCGCTCCACCCGACGCCCGCCGTCGGCGGCCTCCCGCTCGCGGAGGCGCTGGCGACCATCCGCGGGACCGAGTCGTTCGACCGCGGCTGGTACGCCTCGCCGGTCGGCTGGTTCGACGCGGACGGCGACGGCGAGTTCGCCGTCGGCATCCGCTCGGGCGTGGTCGGCGGGACCCACGCGACGCTGTTCGCCGGCAACGGCATCGTCGGCGACAGCGACCCCGACGACGAGTGGGAGGAGCTCCAGCCGAAGGTACGGCCGCTCATGGACGAACTGGCGTCGGACGAGTGA
- a CDS encoding NosD domain-containing protein, with protein sequence MNCIDVVLASNVTGEDNTLANPGEAPDESINLDDAGDVTVRNNAITGANAGIAIENRAEGNSIVDNRVTDSEVGVGIEDGSVNNAVEGNVLANNGNGVEVSLVDSYGDGTNYVRGNDVVNDTNGLLVEATDQPLVVESNDVRDNENGVHVRRSGVCSPGAEGAELVSVHDDVLAENAAYGVLNGNQNALNAPGNYWGASDGTAS encoded by the coding sequence GTGAACTGTATCGACGTCGTGCTGGCGTCGAACGTGACCGGCGAGGACAACACACTCGCCAACCCAGGCGAGGCGCCGGACGAGTCCATCAACCTCGACGACGCGGGTGACGTCACCGTCCGGAACAACGCGATCACGGGCGCGAACGCCGGAATCGCGATCGAGAACCGCGCGGAGGGGAACTCGATCGTCGACAATCGGGTGACCGACAGCGAGGTCGGCGTCGGCATCGAGGACGGTTCGGTGAACAACGCCGTCGAGGGGAACGTCCTCGCGAACAACGGGAACGGCGTCGAGGTCTCCCTCGTCGACTCGTACGGCGACGGGACGAACTACGTCCGCGGGAACGACGTCGTGAACGACACGAACGGCCTCCTCGTCGAGGCGACGGACCAGCCGCTCGTCGTCGAATCCAACGACGTCCGGGACAACGAGAACGGCGTCCACGTCCGGAGGTCCGGCGTCTGTTCGCCCGGCGCCGAGGGCGCCGAACTCGTCTCGGTCCACGACGACGTCCTCGCGGAGAACGCGGCGTACGGCGTGCTGAACGGGAACCAGAACGCCCTGAACGCCCCGGGGAACTACTGGGGCGCGAGCGACGGGACGGCGTCGTAG
- a CDS encoding rhomboid family intramembrane serine protease translates to MDLETAGMRAAVVVAALVALLAVVLLERARGDGEGVGDVLRRRFVLGVPWGTLTTVAVVLAVYLHVQGGLTHWYAPVTLPFYAWTYLEPLGMLFAGLAHGGPGHLLGNLVGTLVLAPLAEFAFGHFAARRGESTFGSRRRNPYVRAFVLFPAAAVGVAVLTALFSLGPVIGFSGVVFAFAGAALVYYPLATVVALAGARVLNLTYQVLRQPVVQASGRPSYVTPWWADIAVQGHAFGLLVGVLLAAGLAARRGDSLPRPRRLLLGTLLFGVAQSLWAVYWYRGGESYVLYRAVGLALVVLLGVLVATLAVGERRTLRVGSVREFLATLTPRNAAVVCLLVVLAAIAGPAIPVNLNAVDDEPLPGDPVEVRGYSVTYAEDVRNGMVSIVDVEAFGETTNVTTSGVVVRNPDRGVWTTATTKGRLAFAGRSTVVVGGVGWRDTVTAVREGYETVGGDAAYRVTLRHDGDERVAYTSPAATAEPRLGGRNVSVKPTEEEFLLVVTRGNETAEVSVPGENETATAGGLAFVRDGRAVIAVTDGNETRVRVANRETYDGRRG, encoded by the coding sequence ATGGACCTGGAGACGGCGGGGATGCGCGCGGCGGTCGTCGTCGCCGCGCTCGTCGCCCTGCTCGCCGTCGTGCTCCTCGAACGAGCGCGGGGGGACGGCGAGGGCGTCGGCGACGTCCTCCGGCGGCGGTTCGTCCTCGGCGTCCCGTGGGGGACGCTGACGACGGTCGCGGTCGTCCTGGCGGTGTACCTGCACGTCCAGGGCGGGCTGACCCACTGGTACGCGCCGGTCACGCTCCCCTTCTACGCCTGGACGTACCTCGAACCGCTCGGGATGCTGTTCGCGGGGCTGGCACACGGCGGCCCCGGGCACCTCCTCGGGAACCTCGTGGGGACGCTCGTGCTCGCACCCCTGGCCGAGTTCGCGTTCGGCCACTTCGCCGCCCGACGCGGCGAGTCCACGTTCGGGTCACGGCGGCGGAACCCGTACGTCCGGGCGTTCGTCCTCTTCCCGGCCGCCGCCGTCGGAGTCGCGGTCCTCACCGCGCTGTTCTCGCTCGGGCCGGTCATCGGCTTCTCCGGGGTCGTCTTCGCGTTCGCGGGCGCCGCGCTCGTCTACTACCCGCTCGCGACCGTCGTCGCGCTCGCGGGCGCCCGCGTGCTGAACCTGACCTATCAGGTGCTTCGCCAGCCGGTCGTCCAGGCCTCGGGCCGGCCGTCGTACGTCACCCCCTGGTGGGCCGACATCGCCGTCCAGGGCCACGCGTTCGGCCTGCTCGTGGGCGTCCTGCTCGCCGCCGGGCTGGCGGCGCGGCGGGGCGACTCGCTCCCGCGGCCACGTCGCCTGCTGCTCGGGACGCTGCTGTTCGGCGTCGCCCAGTCGCTCTGGGCGGTGTACTGGTACCGCGGCGGGGAGTCGTACGTGCTGTACCGGGCCGTGGGGCTCGCGCTCGTCGTCCTCCTCGGCGTCCTGGTGGCGACGCTCGCGGTCGGGGAGCGGCGGACGCTCCGCGTCGGGAGCGTCCGCGAGTTCCTCGCCACGCTCACGCCGCGGAACGCCGCCGTCGTCTGCCTGCTCGTCGTCCTCGCGGCGATCGCCGGCCCCGCCATCCCGGTGAACCTGAACGCCGTCGACGACGAACCGCTCCCGGGCGACCCCGTGGAGGTCCGGGGCTACAGCGTGACCTACGCCGAGGACGTCCGGAACGGGATGGTGTCGATCGTCGACGTGGAGGCGTTCGGCGAGACGACGAACGTGACGACCTCGGGGGTCGTCGTCCGGAACCCGGACCGGGGGGTGTGGACGACCGCGACCACGAAGGGGAGACTCGCGTTCGCCGGCCGGTCGACCGTCGTGGTCGGCGGCGTCGGCTGGCGCGACACCGTCACCGCGGTCCGCGAGGGGTACGAGACGGTCGGCGGGGACGCGGCCTACCGGGTCACCCTCCGTCACGACGGCGACGAGCGCGTGGCCTACACCTCCCCCGCGGCGACCGCGGAACCGCGACTCGGCGGTCGGAACGTCTCCGTGAAGCCGACCGAGGAGGAGTTCCTGCTGGTCGTGACGCGGGGCAACGAGACGGCCGAGGTGTCCGTTCCGGGCGAGAACGAGACCGCGACCGCCGGCGGCCTCGCGTTCGTCAGGGACGGACGGGCGGTGATCGCGGTGACGGACGGGAACGAGACGCGGGTCAGAGTCGCGAACAGGGAGACGTACGACGGGCGCCGCGGCTGA
- a CDS encoding METTL5 family protein produces the protein MSKRALEGQLAVVAGFTDPTAALEQYPTPPDVAAHVVHLADLRGDLAGHTVVDLGAGTGMFALGAALRGAGRVVGVELDPDALAVARANERRVGARTPVHWVHADATRTPLCFDDAGADANEGSDDDTNGDADADHDSAPAPAPVTVLMNPPFGAQSGNEHADRRFLEAVSSFADVSYSLHNAGSEAFVESFAADAGGEVTEAFRATFHLDHRFDHHTDERRELDAEVFRIEWR, from the coding sequence GTGAGTAAGCGGGCACTCGAGGGACAACTCGCCGTCGTCGCCGGGTTCACCGATCCGACCGCGGCGCTCGAGCAGTACCCCACGCCGCCGGACGTCGCCGCCCACGTGGTCCACCTGGCCGACCTCCGGGGGGACCTCGCCGGCCACACGGTGGTCGATCTCGGCGCCGGGACCGGCATGTTCGCGCTCGGCGCCGCGCTCCGCGGGGCCGGGCGCGTCGTCGGGGTCGAACTCGACCCGGACGCGCTCGCGGTCGCCCGCGCCAACGAACGGCGCGTCGGCGCGCGGACGCCCGTCCACTGGGTTCACGCCGACGCGACCCGAACGCCCCTCTGTTTCGACGACGCCGGTGCGGATGCGAACGAGGGCAGCGACGACGACACGAACGGCGACGCCGACGCGGATCACGATTCTGCTCCCGCGCCGGCCCCCGTCACCGTGCTCATGAACCCGCCGTTCGGGGCCCAGTCGGGCAACGAACACGCCGACCGTCGCTTCCTCGAGGCGGTCTCCTCGTTCGCGGACGTCTCCTACTCGCTGCACAACGCCGGCAGCGAGGCGTTCGTCGAGTCGTTCGCCGCCGACGCCGGCGGCGAGGTCACCGAAGCCTTCCGCGCGACGTTCCACCTCGACCACCGGTTCGACCACCACACGGACGAGCGGCGCGAACTCGACGCCGAGGTCTTCCGGATCGAGTGGCGGTAG
- a CDS encoding transcription initiation factor IIB, translated as MEGPSRQRQREAGESETQSDETVTCPECESDEVVMDADQGELVCDDCGLVLDERQIDRGPEWRAFNHSERQSKSRVGAPVTETMHDKGLTTTIDWKDKDAYGRSLSSEKRSQMHRLRKWQERIRTKDAGERNLQFALSEIDRMASALGVPRSVREVASVIYRRALKEDLIRGRSIEGVATAALYAACRQEGIPRSLDEVAEVSRVEQKEIGRTYRYISQELGLELKPVDPKQFVPRFASALGLSEETQAKATEIIDVSAEQGLLSGKSPTGFAAAAIYAASLLCNEKKTQREVADVAQVTEVTIRNRYQEQIEAMGFR; from the coding sequence ATGGAAGGTCCGAGTCGACAGCGACAGCGAGAGGCGGGCGAGTCGGAGACGCAGTCGGACGAGACGGTCACCTGTCCGGAGTGCGAGTCGGACGAAGTCGTCATGGACGCGGACCAGGGGGAGCTCGTCTGCGACGACTGTGGACTGGTTCTGGACGAGCGTCAGATCGACCGCGGGCCGGAGTGGCGGGCGTTCAACCACTCCGAGCGGCAGTCCAAGTCCCGCGTCGGCGCGCCCGTCACCGAGACGATGCACGACAAGGGCCTCACCACCACCATCGACTGGAAGGACAAGGACGCCTACGGCCGCTCGCTCTCCTCGGAGAAACGCTCCCAGATGCACCGCCTCCGCAAGTGGCAAGAGCGCATCCGCACCAAGGACGCCGGCGAACGCAACCTCCAGTTCGCCCTCTCGGAAATCGACCGCATGGCCTCCGCGCTCGGCGTGCCCCGCTCGGTGCGCGAAGTCGCCTCGGTCATCTATCGCCGCGCGCTCAAAGAGGACCTCATCCGCGGCCGCTCCATCGAGGGGGTCGCGACCGCCGCCCTCTACGCCGCCTGTCGCCAGGAGGGCATCCCCCGCTCGCTCGACGAGGTGGCGGAGGTCTCGCGGGTCGAACAGAAGGAGATCGGCCGGACGTACCGCTACATCTCCCAGGAACTCGGCCTCGAACTGAAGCCGGTCGACCCCAAGCAGTTCGTCCCGCGGTTCGCCTCCGCGCTCGGCCTCAGCGAGGAGACGCAGGCCAAAGCGACGGAGATCATCGACGTCTCCGCCGAGCAGGGCCTGCTGTCGGGGAAGTCGCCGACGGGCTTCGCGGCGGCCGCGATCTACGCCGCCTCGCTCTTGTGTAACGAGAAGAAGACCCAGCGGGAAGTCGCCGACGTCGCCCAGGTGACCGAGGTCACCATCCGCAACCGCTACCAGGAGCAGATCGAGGCGATGGGATTCCGGTAG